GGACTGATTCCAtgttcaatggagaactgcgtgatGAAATCGCTGGATGAAGTGACTTTCCGCAACCGGTGtagtttgtgatcgacgcattaacgaatgtttcaaatctaaaatttactgcaatgccgTCCGCTCTGtggccctctatagttctgagtgtggctaactatgaaagacaatgaacggcgtcttgcagtaatggagacgaagatggtgtgttggactagtcgcgtgacatgttttgagcacatccgaaatgaggatattcgcgatcgatatggggttgcaccgtttttggaaaaattgcgagacaggcgtctttgatggtatggccacgtaattcatgttgaggagaattcacttgccaagattggtcagagcatggaagtcgatgggaaacgaccaaaaggccggccgaaataatggtggctcgatacgctggatgggaatttaaaggtctcgcggtTGCATCCAgagcaggcatttgatagaaccaaatggcaaaaccgatcacaagGAGCtaaccccgcttatgaacgggacaaaggctgaagaaacaaAAGAATGCTCATTTCCTTGGAAAAAAAGCTGATTAATTCTAATTCCTGAAAGTCACAAATCAACTTATTGGTTCAATATTTAACCAAATAACATCATCCGGACGCAAAATGAAGAATTTTGATATAAGTTTCAAAGGCTGTTTAGTCCTTGGCGATAGTGAGTATCTAAATTTACGCAGACCGGCGATCACTCCCATCTTTGTCTGTAACAAACCAAATCGAGCTCCTATACAAATTCGTGGTCCTTCGCCAAATGGTAGAAAAGCAACTGATGGTCTATTTTTGACTGCCTCCTCGGAAAAGTTATCTGGATTGAATTTTGATGGATTTGGATAGAACTCAGGATCATGGTGTATGGCGTAAGATGGTATAAGCACGCTGATGCCTTTCTCAAGAACAAAGTCACTATTTGGGATTTTATAGTCCTGACTTGCTTCTCGTTGTAGCACCCCAACTGGAGGATACTTCCGAAGAGTTTCTGAAATGAGGGGTGAATTTTGTATTGGTTACTTTCTTGCAATAATGGGGAGGTTACTTACCATTTATAACCTGGTCAATGTACTTCATGTCCATCACAGCTTCATACGTCAGTTGCCCGTTGTGTTTCTCTAAGACTTCGTTAATGTGGTTTCTCACCCTGTCCTGGATCTCAGGGTTACAAGCGAGTTCGTAGAAACAAAATTGGAGGGTTGTAGAGGAAGTCTCAAATCCGGCGATGTGGAACACAAAAGCCTGCGCTAAGAGCTCGTTGAAAGACAATTTGTCCTCGCCATTGGTAGTATATAACCTGATCAGGAGCTGCAAAAAATCGCTCCTCTCTACATGGTTTGCCAGACGATAGTCAACCGTCTCCCGGACGATGCGAGTGTAAAACTTTATAACTTCGTCCCGGAAAAGCTTGAAGCGTAGTTTCCGCCCATACTTCCGGAAAACATTTAGGAGAAACGCGAATCTCGTCCCATGTTTTGGGGTTTCAAAAACACTCATTCCAACTTGGAAAAATTCATTGTTTTCACTGTCCAGACTGTTTGTTTCCAAGCCAAAAGCGCATGTCCCGATAACATCCATAGTAAACCGGGCCATGAATTTTCGGATATCCAAGTCATCCCCGCTTTTGCAGACTTCATCAATTTTTGATTCAAACTTCCTTGCAACATCCCACATAGTTGTGAACATCATCTTCATCTTTCCACTTGTGAAGGTTGGCGAAAGTTTGTTGCGCAGTTGTTTCCATTTCAGACCAGTTTCACTGAACAAATTCGCTGACAGAGGATCATCTTTTTCATTGTAAAATGTCCCGTGATCGTGGAAAAAGTTGAAGTCCTTGATTAGAATGTTTTTGACGAGTCCAATATCAGTGGGGACAGCGACCGGTTTGAAGAAAGTGTAGATTCCAACGAGTGGGGATTTCCCTTTGTATTTCCGGTAGAACTCTTGGATCAATTGACCATCGTGTTGATACCGATCAACGTTCTTAAAGTTTCCATATAGAAAATGGGGCTCCTCGTACGGAACACCCAACTTTTTCCAATACGCATAGTTCCTTCGAATCCAGAGGACTAGCATTAAAGCTATCTTTAGCACACTTATTAGGATCACCAGAAGCACCATTACTAAGCAAGCTatattcctccagttccattcgAATACTGAATAAGATTGACACTGACTACGTCTAATGACCACTCGTTTGGTTAGAAGTTGTTGACGCAATAAGAAGCATAAGATTAGAAAGCATTGTCATTGTCAAATTGATAAGAGCCAGCCAGAAATCACAGAACCAGCTGATTCTCTTAGTTCTTTACGGCAACCTTTCAGATAGATAGCGACTGACTTGTCCCTCCTTATCTCAACTCACTGTTTACCCATGCACCCTCATTCGAATATTCGGCGCACAGTAAAccaaagatacaaaaaaaaactcttcaTTCGGAATCGCAGTCATGCTTTGTGGCAGTTTTTGATTAGGAATTTGTTTAGTCACAATGATGAAAAGATTTTAGCAAATTTTGGGGCGATTCAGTGACGTTTAGGTCATTTTTTCGATAACATCCTGTTTAAGAGCTTCTAGTAAACGTAGGGGATGGGTATGACCGAAGTCAACGGTCCCATTGATTGTAGCTGTTGGAGCTAAAAAACCAAACCCAATATCCATTTTTTAAAACATGACCCATCCAACACACCTACCGGTATCTGGCCTATACGTTAAAGGGTTTCCAATGACATCTTCGCATTTCTTGATTGTTGTTCCCCTATCAGAGTCGACAAAACAGCCTAAAATGAGTAAACCTTGAAATGAAATGAGGAGAGAGTCACTCTCTCAAGAGCAGACTCCTCACAATCGGGGTCGACGGTGTCCTCAAAGCAATCTGGGAGGTCAAAAAGACGGAAAGCACTAGATCAATTAGCGAAGTAGACCCCCTGCCCAGTGAAGAACGGAACCTGGACGACCTAGAGCTTAGGATGGACACCGAAGGTGATACTCCAAATGCGGAGAAgggctccaaacaataacggggcCAATGACCAGCAATGCGAtagtccagataaacctccaacaTGTGAAATGTTCGAATGAGCTGGCGTcctaccctttttaaggttttgtttgcaaaacaaaacctttctaaaatcggttcaatgtctgtctgtctttttttttttaaggaggtggaaatcttcaaaagactctggcctgggcacgccagagtgtgggataaccctaaaaccactcccgactccATGAAACCACctcaaggtattacatcacaggtcGGAGTTAGCTTACCTTAGCCAGGTCTTCTTCCATCTTCCCGCGGggtccgtaaccgcgccttcctcacttcttctgcttttcgcagtttctcctggattactgcgatcatggaattgatcgcatcccagtcttcctggcaagctaccattctccggacaaaattttccggtgatagcacttcacctagagtttcctctaggtacCTTCTTTTTTCCACGAGCCTAggatattggaagaatacgtgcgctgggccctctgggaccccgtaccagtttggacaattaggagaggtgtccaatttaaacctgtacaggtagtgacggtatcctccatggccggcgagaaactggatgagattataattgatttccccatgctttctctccagccactccctgatggaagggatcaacctgtaagtccaacaacCTTCTTCTGACTGGTCTCATCGCTGTTgctatctgcttatggatctctctttttcggtttttttcacctgcgataagggagagatggacctggtgttataaatgttcatcatttcggttgccaggatgtcagtcggcatcattcccgagatgacaaatgctgcatcgactgagacggtcctgaaggcagaacacacccttaaggctgtttttctgtaaaccgtacttagtttatatgcattgcctaagaCCTgtagcgcttttccccaaactgggactgcatacagcatgatagaacttacCAccatggctatgagcagcctgcaagtatgcagcggttctcctacgttcggcatcatccttgcgagagccatactc
The window above is part of the Hermetia illucens chromosome 3, iHerIll2.2.curated.20191125, whole genome shotgun sequence genome. Proteins encoded here:
- the LOC119652925 gene encoding probable cytochrome P450 6a23, which encodes MVLLVILISVLKIALMLVLWIRRNYAYWKKLGVPYEEPHFLYGNFKNVDRYQHDGQLIQEFYRKYKGKSPLVGIYTFFKPVAVPTDIGLVKNILIKDFNFFHDHGTFYNEKDDPLSANLFSETGLKWKQLRNKLSPTFTSGKMKMMFTTMWDVARKFESKIDEVCKSGDDLDIRKFMARFTMDVIGTCAFGLETNSLDSENNEFFQVGMSVFETPKHGTRFAFLLNVFRKYGRKLRFKLFRDEVIKFYTRIVRETVDYRLANHVERSDFLQLLIRLYTTNGEDKLSFNELLAQAFVFHIAGFETSSTTLQFCFYELACNPEIQDRVRNHINEVLEKHNGQLTYEAVMDMKYIDQVINETLRKYPPVGVLQREASQDYKIPNSDFVLEKGISVLIPSYAIHHDPEFYPNPSKFNPDNFSEEAVKNRPSVAFLPFGEGPRICIGARFGLLQTKMGVIAGLRKFRYSLSPRTKQPLKLISKFFILRPDDVIWLNIEPIS